The Dehalococcoidales bacterium sequence GGCTCCCCAATCATCGCCGGGCTGGTACAGGATAACATCGCCTATATTATCGAAGGGGCGGTGCCCGCCGCTCTTCTGGCCGTCATCGCTGACCAGTTCCTAGCTAGTATCGAGGGAATTCTTACCTATTCGCCTACTAAGACCTAGCTCTCAGTAGCCGGGGGAACAGCCGGGATGAAAACAGCCCGTGAAAATGAAACCGAACAACCCCCTGAGCGTATCTTTACTAAAGATGCTCCTATTGAAGAGAATAGAAGAGGCTTGGTTGGCGGGCCGTTACTATTTCGCTTTATCTGCTCAGTCTGGACTTAGCGTAACATTCGCTACAGTACACAGGTCTACCTTCACGAGGCTCGAACGGTACTTCAGTCTCTTTACCGCACTCGGCGCACACTGCCGGGAACATCTGCCGCCGTGCTCCGTAGCCACCACCACCGCTGCTCCCATAACGGTCTGACCTTCTGGACTGGCGACATGATGGACAGCGTTTAGGCTCGTTGGTATAGCCTTTGGAAGCGAAGAAGTCCTGCTCACCTGCCGTAAAGGTAAAATCTTGCCCACAATCAGC is a genomic window containing:
- a CDS encoding zinc-ribbon domain containing protein, whose product is MSFEDKVLQCADCGQDFTFTAGEQDFFASKGYTNEPKRCPSCRQSRRSDRYGSSGGGGYGARRQMFPAVCAECGKETEVPFEPREGRPVYCSECYAKSRLSR